DNA from Corvus hawaiiensis isolate bCorHaw1 chromosome 28, bCorHaw1.pri.cur, whole genome shotgun sequence:
CCCAaggacagggaggtgctggcagagaCAAGACCTGCACAAGCAGCcaaacatttccttttgcaAGGCACACAAACatcttttttctgctgaaagttGGAGTCATAAATACAGAGGGAAGGTGAAAGCACTGAATGCAAACCTGCTGCTAACTCtgtctccttcctcctcctcctcctcctcctcctcctgcagtgaAGAGGAGCCCGAAGGGACCCTCCCAAAGGACAAACTGATCACTCTGTGCAAGTATGAGCCCATCCTCAAGTGGATGAGGAGCTGTGACCACATCCTGTACCAGGCCCTGGTGGAGATCCTCATCCCTGACGTGCTCAGGCCAGTGCCCAGTGAGTACCCACAGCCCCATCCGGGGACCTGAGTCTGATCTCACTCTGGCCACCACTTGCCACAGAGATTTCCGCTGTAAAAACCAACTTGCAGGTGTTTGTTGTGGTTGAAGTATTATGGCAACAGCAGTGTTCCCCCTGCAGCATTGCTCTGGGGTGAAATTTGGTGCCCCCTGGGAATTCCCATGCCTTTTAAATTTGGGGTGTTGCAGATCACATCGCCCGATTTTGGCCAGAAGTCAGGTAAAAAACACAGTTTGGAAATGGGAACTCCTTGAGATGTGCTTCCTTGGAGGTCTTTGATTGCACAGGACCATTCTGTGCATCCCTGACTGCACTCCTGGGAATTAGGGCTCAACTTTTTGGGACATTAAGATGGGGCATTGAGCCCTCTGATTTGGCTTCCCAAATGTCCCTCTGAGGGCTGCCACAAGCTGGGGCACGAGGATGTCTTTGAAGAGCAGATTTCAATGCTTGAAACATGCTCAGAAGGACCATGAATAAGaaaaagacaagagaaaataagaataataaaaaccaTAGAAAtgcttaggttggaaaagacctctaaaatcaTTAAATCCAATTGTCATAAGGATAAGAGTAAGAATAAGAGTGAGAATAAGAGTAAGAGTGAGAATAAGAATAATAAGAAGAGTTTGAGTAATAACATTAAAGAATAATTTGAGTGCATCAACCCACCTGATTTCCTTGGTGCTGAGTTGAGATCTCAGCTAACCAGACCATGGGCTGTGCTTTCCCAACACTCCTAAGCTAGAAAGTGGTACCCAAAACTGCTACAGAGCAGCCTTTCTGACTTTGCAGCCTTCTTTGCAGGCACGCTGACACAGGCAATCCGGAATTTTGCCAAGAGTTTGGAAGGATGGCTGATGAATGCCATGAGTGAATTCCCCCCGCAGGTCGTGCAGACCAAGGTGAGGAGAGGTGGGCCCAGGGTGAGCGTCTGCATCTTGCAGTTTTCCGCAGGGATTGGAAGTCCCTGCTGGGGTTTGGCCACCTGGCACAGGGTAATGATTGATCCTGAACCAAAATCAGCCAGGAGTGGGAGGATGGGTGGGGCAATTCCTTTGTACCAGAAGCTGATGATGCTCTGTCCATGGAGCCATTCCTGTGTCCTGAAATTACAGATAAAGCTTTGTGGGAGAAAATCATGgagtcacagaatatcctgagctgaagggaccctcagggatcatcagtgcagcccctggccctgcccagacaccccaacaaccccagcctgggcatccctgagagcgctgtccaaacgctcctgcagctctggcagcctcggggccgggctCATTCCCTGTTATCTCTGCCCTGGAACGAGGCTGTCCTCCTGGAAAACACAGGAGTGGCATTGCCTTGGCATTGCCCCAAGGCTCCTGCTCTAAACTAAACCGTGTCCCCAAGCGCCACCTCCGCTCGTTttttgaacgcttccagggctggtgactccagcactgcctctgctggtgtgtgcagggctgggcagggagcagagcgtgccctgcagcccctctgctgtgTTGCAGGTGGGGGTGGTGAGTGCCTTCGCCCAGACCCTGCGCAGGTACACGTCCCTCAACCACCTGGCGCAGGCGGCGCGCGCCGTGCTGCAGAACACGTCCCAGATCAACCAGATGCTCAGCGACCTCAACCGCGTGGACTTCGCCAACGTGCAGGTAACCACGGgctcctctcctcctcaccTCCTCCACAACTGGGGCTCCACAGCCAAGTTCTGTGCTGCTAACCAGCGTCCAACAGCCAGCACTGAAACCCAGCTGGGTGAACGAGGTGATGGGTTTGGTGTTGCTTTGCCAGGTGAGTTTTCCGTCTCACCGTGAGCAGTGGAAAAGGAGCTTCTGTAAGACTCACAGAaccactgaggctggaaaagacctccaagatcatccagtccaatgTTCAGCTGAACCCCACCATacccactaaaccatgtccccacgTCCtctcattttttgaacacttccaggggtgatgactccaccacttccctgggcagcccattccaatgctttgCCACTCTTCCAGTGAAGAATAAAGAAGTGCTACCAACAATTACATAGTTCTAAAATTCCCATGGTCCAGACAGGTCAGAGGGGACATGATTCAGAGCTGGTTTGCAGCCCTTGCCTGCTAGAAATGAAGTTGAACTCCTGGGTTGGGATACAACACCATGCAGGCCTGGCAGGAGTAACTGTGAACATTTCCTtttgagcaggagcagggcaggagtaACTGTGAACCCTTCCTCccgagcaggagcagggcaggagtaACTGTGAACCCTTCCTCCCGAGCAGGAGCAGGCCTCGTGGGTGTGCCAGTGCGAGGAGGGCATGGTGCAGAAGCTGGAGCAGGATTTCAAGCTgactctgcagcagcagagctctctggATCAGTGGGCCAGCTGGCTGGATAATGTGGTGACTCAAGTGCTGAAGCATCAcgagggcagccccagcttcccCAAGGCAGCCCGGCAGTTCCTGTTGAAGTGGTCCTTCTATAGGTACGTCTTCTTCCTCGTTTTGGGGCTATTTCTGCATCAGGCTTGCAGCATGTTAAGAGCTCCTTGAAAAACCAAGGCCGAGTTCTTGACCCCCATGAAACTCTGGGTAACTGTGGTTCTGGTATCCTTTCAGGATGGGGATAGGATGCTCCATCACTGATTTCCTAAAGTGTTTTGATACTTTTGGGTCAGAGGCAGAGACAGTGTTGGGTCCCACAGTACCTCCAGGGTCCAGAATTCACATCAGCCACGGCACAGGTGTAAAACTCAACCCAAATTTCTGGGTTTTCCAGCTCCATGGTGATCCGTGACCTCACCCTGCGCAGCGCTGCCAGCTTTGGCTCCTTCCACCTGATCCGCCTGCTCTACGACGAGTACATGTTCTACCTGGTGGAGCATCGTGTGGCCCAGGCAACAGGGGAGACCCCAATTGCTGTCATGGGAGAGGTGAGAATCCTTTATTCCCtacaaaccaacccaaaataAGCAGCTCCTCCAGAGACACCGTTGGTTCGCAAACCACAGCGTGCCTTCGACATGTTTTACAACCAAAAGGATTGACTGAGTTGTTTCGAGTGCCTGGAACAAGGACATAGCTCCTGGAGCATCTTCCCTGAGCTGGTGGATTTTGGATTTGAGGTGGTTGAGCATCAGCTGGGCTTTGGAGGcctggaggagggagggaaaggatcTCCCCAGTTCTCTGCACAACCTGTGACTGCCAGCCCTGATTTTGGGATTCCTGCCAGGACAAAGTCCATCTAAACCAAGCAAAAATGGTCCAAAAGTTGCTTTCAGCAACTGAACTTCTCCAGGCCTCTACAAGCTCCAGCATTACATGCACAGTCAGCCACTGTCTCCATTTTTGAGGTGAAGAAGAGGAATGATGGGGTTGTTTGGGCTGTTTGtaagggtttggggtggtttttgttcACCAATCAGACACTGAGTCTGGTGCCtggcttgcaggcaggtcctgTCCTGCCTAGCTGAAGCCACATCcagcttttccctctgaaatacagagtaaaaaaccccagctgaaTCTGTGACAGCAATATTGAAACTACTGCGAGTTCAAAACTGAGCCCACGTGCTCAAAATTGATCTCATTTGCTCCTTGAAGCTTCCACAGAGCTCATGCAGGGAGCCAGGCAAACTAAAGCCATTTGGTtctgctttcccttcccctcccacactgctccagctgcagtaCTGAGCTCCCACTATTCCCTGCAAAACCTCTGCCTTTATTGATATTAAAGGAACATGAAAGGCAGAGAGTGGCTCCCAGCAAAACCCAGCTCTGGGAGGCTCTCATCCCTCAGGCTTTCCTTGTTAAACCCTTGCAATATTCCTGTTCTCCAGGAGGAGGCTGATTCTTCCCAGCAAAGGAGGACGAATCGTGTCCTTCCATTCCCACTGAACTTTGTCCTTCCCActctcctcagctcctgctgctgcccagctttCCATGCCTTTCCAGCGTTGTTGTTAAAGCAATTTGGTGTCTCAGACCCCATCACTGACAGGGACACCACATCTCCAGAACCAAGGAGCTCTCTGGTTCCACTTGGCACCACGGCCTCGCTGGCCAAACACACTCTGACATCACTGCAAAGGCTTTGCAGAGAGGTGAAGGTGGATTCCAGGAGAGGGGAAATGCCTGAGAGGTGGAAAGGGCTGGAGGAAAGACACCATCTTTGCCTGTGGCAGCACTTGGTCATCACTTGGGAGATGGAAAAATTTCTCCCTTCATTCCAGAGCTCAGTCGTGCCCTGGATTGTTGTGTGTGGTGTTTGCCCAGAGCTTTAAATGGCAACAAAAGGCTTTTCCCCCAACGCctgtggttggttttgttttctgctctccACCACCAGCACTGATGCTCACAGTCTCTCCTGGGTGGTTGAAATTGTTTGGTGATTCCATCGAGCAGGTCTGGCCCCTTGGCTCCCCAAAGCCTCACTGACCCTGtaactccttttcctttcagtttggTGACCTTGCATCCCTGTCCCCGACACTGCTGGACAAAGGTACCTCCCCTCCCTCCCGGGGAGCTCTGCTGGGTCAGGGTGGGATCGCTGTGGGAGGGGGAAGAAGCTCCTGGTGCCCCCATTCCCTGATCTGATGCCGTGTCCTTTGCAGATGACATCGGCGAGCTGGGCACTGAGGTGGACCCGGAGCGGGCGCTGGGGGAGCCGCTGGTGAAACGGGAGCGCAGCGAGCCCGGCCACTCCCTGCAGGAGATCTGACAccggggctgggctgctcccagctgcacaGAGCCATCCGGAGCCAGGGTTGGTGCCCCAAGCCTGGGCCTGCCCGGATCTGCGTTATTATAGTGCCTCTTAGTTTCTCTTTATGTTTACTTGTGTTTGAGGATGGGCTCCGGGCTGAGCCGGGGCAGGCGCTGGGACAGGGCGGGTTTGGCCTCCAGTGTCCCTCCAGTGTGGAGGGAGAAGCTCCAGAGTCTGCTCCCAAGGGATAGAAGCCTCTGTGGCCAACAGCCCATGGGATGTGCCTGGCTGGGAGAAGCTGTCCTCGCTCTCCAGCCGGAGCGAGGCGCACAGATGAGGCTTTCTCTGTCAGGGAAGGTGCTTTGGGTTCCTTCCCCGCTTCTCAGACTTCACTGTGATACAGACTTGAACCAATCAGTGCccaagaagaaggaaaaatacctGGCCCTTCTCCTGCAGCCTTTCCAGACAAGCTGTCCTGGCTCTGGCTTTGCCAAATCTCTTGTACCAGGGAGCACAGGACAGTCGGTGTCTCTTGTCCCCACCTGGGGAGAGGCTCCAGGCTGCACATCCCGGCGGACACGGGCGTGCTCTGGGACTATGGGATGAGCCTTCCCACCTGCTTCCACGTCTCCCCAGCTTGGCACTTCACCCCAACGCTCCCAGGATGCCAACTCAAGATACCAAAGGACTCCgaggcagtggcagctgcaTGCAGAGCGTGTTCCTTGCCCTGTGCCACGATGCCTGTGGGCAATCCTGTGGCAATCCTGTGGGCAGTCCTGTGGCAATCCCATGGCAATCCTGTGGCAATCCCGTGGCAATCCCATGGCAATCCCGTGGCCATCTGCATCCTCTATGGTGCCCAGGCAGAGGGGAACTGGTCCCACATCCTGGGGTTTGTGAAATTGCCACTCCATGTCCTTCTCTGACCTTCAAGGAGGGTCCGGAGCAGGGGCGAGGGTGTGCGACCGCAGTGCCTTAGGGTGGGCCTTGTTCCCATTTCCCCCGCTCCGGGTgggccagcacagctcagactGACCCAGCACGGCTCAGACTGAcccagcagcacatcccaggTGGGGAGGGGCTGTCACAGACCCCAGGGGGGCTCAGCACTCCAGTGGCATTTCTCTCTCTGGATCCCTTTGCCTTTTCCTGCAGCGACAGCGCAGGGGTGGCTCccgtggggctgagctgggagagctcagcagggttTATCCCCCTTTCCCGTGTCCTATGGGGTCTGTGCTGACATGGATTACCCAGGGATGCTGTGGACTACActggggtgctgtgggctgcagggcagaggaggCGGGGGAAATCTGTCATCAAACTAAACCGCATAAACAAAGCCCTGGGGCAAATCTTTCTGTGAATAAAGGCCGTGTCATAAATAGCTTTTCTTATGATGGTTTCTAATGATGCAGTGTTCGGTGTGAGCTTTTCCAGGGGTCTCGTGTACATTTGCCTAGCAGAGTACATTCCGTCCCAACCTCTGATTTCCTCATTCCCAGTGGCACTGAGGCAGCTGTGACACTTCCAAACACATTCCTAATGGCAAAGCGAAATGAGAGGGTGTGAGTGGCACATCTCCCCTCAGTCCCCTGCTGTTGCGGCAGGGTGATGTTTGTCTGTGAATGTCTCACATGGAAGTGGCAGGAGAGAAGTGAGAGAGGCAgatttaaatgtaaataacCACAAAAACTGCCCAGGTCAGAGTCCACATTTCAGATCCTGCTGATAAGAGGGTCTAAAAACACAACTGAGCAACCAAATCTTAactgccctgctcccactgaGGGCCATAGGAAGTTCAGCTCTTCCACTGAGGGAACCTGGcatgcagaggagctgctctggagctctgcagcagcatgtGAGGAGGCTGGAgagccccccaaacccccctgcaCAGAATCCCCAGCTAAACCCGAACAGCAATGAACGTGTACCCAATGCTCAGGCGTGCACAAGGAGTGTCGTGGTCCCATTTCTTCTGTGATCCCTGAGAGGTGCCAGGAGACGCTGCAGCAGCCTCGGGGggatgcaggagctgcccagggcagagcaattAAAGCAGTTTTGGGCAGGGATCCGGGGTCTGCAGGAAGGCAGATtccccctggagcagcagctgttgtGTAGGGATAACTCCTGTCACAGCCAAGCTCTCAGAGGAGATGAGAGGCTGAAGGATCAGGCTGAGCACAGGGCCACAGAAGGATTTTCTAATTAAGCTTCCAGACTAATTGAGAGCATGGGAGCAGTGAGGATGGGAGGGATGTGGCAAGTGCTGGGTCATTCCTGCTCTGACCCTCAGAAGAAAGTTTATCCTCAGCCTCTTGTCCCTGTGCCTTTGCTTTACTCTCCCTCTGGATTACGCCCGGTCTGGCTGGAGCAGACGGAGCCTCTTCCTTTGGGAATCTTGGGTCTGGAAGCAGGGGGTTGTTTCCCCCAGGGGAGCTTGGCAGCACCTCCTGACCCTGAGGAAatctgctgctcagcagaaagcaaacacagctcAAAATCCTCCAGTCAGTACCTACACCCCCCATGCTCAGCCTGCCTCTGCCTCCACCACCCCTCCCAGGTGGGCAAATCCTGCAGAGATTTCAGCACAAGCATCCCAGGACTTTGtcttccatctcttcccagCCAGCAGAGAACACAACGAGGTGGCAGAAGGGGAGatggctggggtggggggtgaCACCACACCCAGGGAAATCAGAGGGGTACAACATTCCAGGGGCTGTTGGACATGGCCAGTCCCTGTGGCTCGTCCCAGAAGGGCGACCttggggctgggcagggtggcacagctcagggattccttgggagcagccctgcgtggctggggcaggggcttgGGCAGGGGACACTGCCGTGCCACCAGtctggggacagccaggacaTCTTGGAGAGCTTCAATCTGTGTGTGGCTGCCAGGAAGCCAGGGGGGGATGAGCCCCGGACTTGCCTCCTGCTTGTCCCCTAGGGAATGTGTCCCCTGGCTGGGATGCCTTAGGGTCatggtcaggcactggcactCCTGGATTGTCCCCACATTGTCAGAGAACAGGCACCCACGTCTAGGAAGCCTCTGGGACACAGGGACTTGCAAGGAGAAATGAGAGGAAGTTCTCGAAATGAACTAAtgcaaaaatacagatttgcaaACAGGGGCCAGGATCACCTTCTGTTGTTTGCTTGCAACTTCTGTCATTCTGTCTGAAACAGCATCTCCTCTTGTGCCAGTGGAGCCCATGTGGCCACAGGGCACGGGAACATCAGCCAAaccctgcctgggctggcaggagaggcTCGGGCGGGCTCTCAGCATCAGCCCTTCCAGCGGCAGCTCCAGTTTCCATCCCGCTCCACGGCCCCCCATGCCCTGGCATCGTccccagcccggtgtcaccccctacctgcccctgtccccatccctctgtGTCCTCACCCTCCCCACACGGGGCTCAGGCCACGGGGATGTTTCATTCCAGGCCCTTTCCCATGGAGCCAGGGGCCATCCTGCCCcccttgccctgccctgccctggcctccaccacatccctgctccctcaCTGGCCTGGGAGATGCTTCTGCAGGGACAAGgacctttccctgctgctctggcagcactgagAGCCCAAAGGATTCCCTGGATAGAAGCTTCCCTCCCCCTCACACACGGCACAGACCAAGAGGCCTCGTGGCTGCCATTCACTGTCCCCCCGGGTACCAAAGGGGCCAGGTTCtgctggccctgccctgcccggtcCCGGGCCTGGCTCTGCAGCCAAGGCAGGAGGAGCCTGGCTGGTCCCAGGGCTCAGCTGGGGCAGTTTGACCACAAACAGGTTTCACCTGGAGCAGGCAATCTGGAGGCACGTCCACAACCACCCCTGCAGTTCCTTCAGGGTGTGTTTATAAACCCACACCCCGCCCTCAGCTCAGgggctttctctctctctctttctccttccttttattttggttttttttttttcttttttttttttttaattttttttttttgttttgcctttgtgTTTTGGGAGCCTCAGTTTAGAgctggggggaatttgggaattgcTGCCTTGGGGTCTCTGGGATGTGCTGCTAGAACTTTCCACCCTTCCAGTGCTACCAAGCAGGTAAGGACACAACACCCAGCTCCTccactgccctgccctgggctggctttgggggctgcagcccagagcagggctctaccccagggctggaggtggccgGGGCgtcccagccctgtccttgTCCTGTGTTGTGTCCCAGGTGAAGGACGATGTCTTCACACAGCTCTGGAGTGGCCTTGGGGCTCgattcccagcccagctgcgGCACTCCAGTGCCTGTACCGAGGAATCCCTTCCTGGCACGGCCTCTCCCTCCCCCATGGAGCTGCTCGCTCGCCCTGCTCGGCCAGGAGGAGATCGTGGAGAGCTACAATGGGTACGTGGctgccaggagaggctgagcccCGCTCCTTCCATGTGTTCATCCCCCAGGGAATGTGTCCCTTGTCCGGGATGTGTTTGCTTCAGGTCTGGCTCTCCTGGGAGGCTCCCAAGGCTGGTGTTGTTCCCTGTACCCAGGACAAGGCTggtggcagccctggctgtccgTGGTGTCTGTGCTGTCCCACCCTTGTGGCCCGGGCTCCAGCTCACCCCTGTGTCcccactgctgtgccaggagtTCCTGTGAGCTGGGGGTGGCTCTGCTGGACTGCAGCTGCTCGGCCCCCGACCCGCAGCTGGTGCGCAGGATCGTGGCTCAGGTGGAGTTCTACCTGTCCGATGAGAACCTGGCCAAGGACGCCTTCCTCCTCAAGCACGTCCAGAAGAACAAGCTGGGCTTTGTCAGCATCAAACTGCTGACCTCCTTCAAGAAGGTGGGTCCTGGGTGTGTGGGGCTGCTCCGGCTGCCTCCCGTGGGTGGGGAGCTCCAGACTGTGTCCTGGTGATGcggagctgggctctgctctctgccctcggtaccctgcagcagctctgctcccagggagggtGGCTGGGAGATTCCAGGGCTGGATTCACCTCTTCTACACACTCTTCCCCCAGACTGCTCTGGAAGGGATCATCCCTTaaccaaaaaatcccagggaagtgctggtgGTTTGGCTCAGGGGGAAGTTGTGGCTTCTTGCTACAGCCTAGGGGACACCAGGGACCGTCTGCTGATCCCAAAGCTGCTCCCATAGAAGGGGGATATTGCCTTGGGGGATATTGGATGGGTCGCAGCCTGCCCGCAGGGTGGGTTTAGGGTGGTCCCTGCCTGGGGAGAGCGGGGGATGCAGCCTGATGGGGATTCCaccctctctccacaggtgaaaTACCTGACCCGGGACTGGCGCCTCACCCTCTATGCCCTCAAGTTCTCGGCGCTGCTGGAGGTGAACAAGGAGGGCACCAAAGTGAGGCGGCGGCTCCCGGTCCCCGAGTACCTGCTGAGCGTCCCCCCCAGCAAACTGCTGCtggcctgggagctgcagcccctcgAGCAGGACCTGCCGCTGCAGAAGAACTTCCTGGAGACCATCACGAGGATGTTCAGCCCCTTCGGCGCCATCGCCTCCATCCGCATCCTGCGGCCGGGCCGCAAGCTGCCCTCGGATGTCCGCAGATACTCGTCGCGCTTCCCCGAGCTGCTGAGCCGCTGCTGTGCCCTGGTGGAGTACGAGAGCCTGGAGAGTGCCCGCAGCGCCTTCGAGAGCCTCGGGCACCGCGACTGGCACAGCATCAGGGTGGTGCGGCTCTGCGGGAAGGGGGGCACGAAGAAAGCCGGGGAGGAGCGGGCGGGCTGGAAGGTGCCGGCGGCAGCCCTGACCTTCCCCCGCAGCGTCGAGGAGTCCCCGCCCAGCAGCTCCCCGGAGCCGGATGATGCCTCAAGGTCgctctccctcctcctgaaCAACGACCTGGTGGCACCGACCTGGCCTGGCAGCGActtcaagcctggaaatcccaACGCCTTCACCGGATCGC
Protein-coding regions in this window:
- the LOC125317753 gene encoding la-related protein 6-like, with amino-acid sequence MSSHSSGVALGLDSQPSCGTPVPVPRNPFLARPLPPPWSCSLALLGQEEIVESYNGSSCELGVALLDCSCSAPDPQLVRRIVAQVEFYLSDENLAKDAFLLKHVQKNKLGFVSIKLLTSFKKVKYLTRDWRLTLYALKFSALLEVNKEGTKVRRRLPVPEYLLSVPPSKLLLAWELQPLEQDLPLQKNFLETITRMFSPFGAIASIRILRPGRKLPSDVRRYSSRFPELLSRCCALVEYESLESARSAFESLGHRDWHSIRVVRLCGKGGTKKAGEERAGWKVPAAALTFPRSVEESPPSSSPEPDDASRSLSLLLNNDLVAPTWPGSDFKPGNPNAFTGSLLTGKGFPALGMGSGCSGTESPRGSWTPWGSGLCPAAEAASGDALAAPWVSEPLGLWDGVLRLPHSPGGTKGFGSTVGRGELVLRR